Within the Bosea sp. 685 genome, the region ACGATTGCGCCGACCACGGAATGAACGCCGCCCAGGACCGACATGGTGACCATCTCGACCGACTGCAGGAAACTTGACTGGTCGGGTGTGACGAAGCCGTTGGAGAGGCCCAGAAGCGACCCGGCGCAGGAGGCATAGATGGCGGCGAGGACGAAGGCGCGCAGCTTCATTCGGCTGACGTCGATGCCCATCACGCTGGCAGCAACCTCGCTGTCGCGGAGGGCGCGAAAGGCTCGGCCTGTCGTGGTGCCATCAAGGTTCAGCACGAGCCAGCCACCGATCAGCAAGCTGACCGCGCTGATCCAGTACCAGGCCGCGGGCTGCCGGAGATTCACGCCGAAGACCACAGGTCGTTGCACCTGCATCCCATCGGGTCCACCGGTCCAGCCGGCCTCGTTGGTCAACACCATGCTGATGAGGAAGCCGAGGCCAAGGGTCGCGATGGCAAGATAATGTCCCTTCAAGCGCAGGATCGGCCGGCCGACAACGAAGGCGAGAGCGCCCGAAATGAACGCGCCGACGAATGGGGTCACGAGCGGCGACACGCCGAAATGGGTCGGGAGGATCGCGGCGCTGTAGGCGCCGATGCCGAAGAAGCCGGCCTGTCCGAGGCTGACCTGACCCGCCTGCCCGATAAGCACCGTCAACCCCAGCGTGGCGAGCGCGAAGATCCAGACGAGGGTGGCGATCCGGAGAAAATATGCGTTCGGCAAAAGCCAACCCAACAGGACGATGACGCCGGCCAGGGCGGCGACGACGAAGTGACGGTCGCTGAGGCGGTAGGGCATTTGGCTCACACGCGATTGATGCTGCGCCGGCCAAGCAGCCCGTTGGGGGCGAGCAGGAGCACGGCGAAGGTGGCGAGAAACGCGATCGCATCCTTGTAGGCGGAGCTGAGATACCCGGCCGCAAGCGCCTCGGCGAGGCCGAGCAGCAGGCCGCCCGCGACGGCGCCGAGAGGACTGCCCATCCCGCCCAGCATTGCAGCTGCGAAGCCCTTCAGCGCGAGCATCGTGCCGACGTCGTAGCTGGTCAGGGTGATCGGCGTAACGAGGATGCCCGCGATCGCGCCGATCGCGGCAGACCCGCCGAAGGCGATCAGCATGATGCGCCGCAGGTCGATTCCGACCAACTGGGCCGCGAGCCGGTTGGCTGCCGTGGCCAGCAGCGCCTTGCCGACCAGCGTACGTTCCAGCATGAGCCAGAAGACCAGCGATGCCGCAGCCATCCCGCCAATGACGAGGAAGGCCTGCGACTGCACGGCCGCGCCCATGATCATGACCGGCTCCTCGGTGAGGAACGGCTTCAGGCCATGGAACT harbors:
- a CDS encoding branched-chain amino acid ABC transporter permease, whose amino-acid sequence is MPYRLSDRHFVVAALAGVIVLLGWLLPNAYFLRIATLVWIFALATLGLTVLIGQAGQVSLGQAGFFGIGAYSAAILPTHFGVSPLVTPFVGAFISGALAFVVGRPILRLKGHYLAIATLGLGFLISMVLTNEAGWTGGPDGMQVQRPVVFGVNLRQPAAWYWISAVSLLIGGWLVLNLDGTTTGRAFRALRDSEVAASVMGIDVSRMKLRAFVLAAIYASCAGSLLGLSNGFVTPDQSSFLQSVEMVTMSVLGGVHSVVGAIVGSAMLVLLPQMLTVMQDYETLVLGAIVVVVMIFLPGGVVPAIAALTRRRTR
- a CDS encoding branched-chain amino acid ABC transporter permease, yielding MAELLQYLATGITIGAVYALVALGFTLIYNCSGIVNFAQGEFVMIGGMVTVALTAYGLPLEAAAAGAVAVAIMVGIAIYVFAVAPAGRASPVTIIIITIGVSIFLRGCAQILFGKQFHGLKPFLTEEPVMIMGAAVQSQAFLVIGGMAAASLVFWLMLERTLVGKALLATAANRLAAQLVGIDLRRIMLIAFGGSAAIGAIAGILVTPITLTSYDVGTMLALKGFAAAMLGGMGSPLGAVAGGLLLGLAEALAAGYLSSAYKDAIAFLATFAVLLLAPNGLLGRRSINRV